ATTTTAATTTCTTTTCCTGTTCTAGGGTTTCTACCTTTTCTTTCTTTTCTCTCTCTTACATTAAATATTCCAAATCCAGGAATAGCTACTCTTTCTCCCTTAGAGATAGCGTCTACTACCGCCTCTATGGCTGCATTTACAGCTTTCTCAGCCGCAGCCTTTTTTAAACCGGCTTTCTGTGCAACAACTGATATAAGTTCTTTT
The sequence above is drawn from the Sulfurihydrogenibium subterraneum DSM 15120 genome and encodes:
- a CDS encoding HU family DNA-binding protein, giving the protein MTKKELISVVAQKAGLKKAAAEKAVNAAIEAVVDAISKGERVAIPGFGIFNVRERKERKGRNPRTGKEIKIPARKVVAFTAAKALKEAVNK